GAAGATCCCACCGCCGCGGACATCTACGCCGCCTGCGTCTGCCTCGGGGTCCAGAGGGCGGCTCGCGGCGTCGCGCGCCGGTACGACGGAGCGCTGAAGCCGCTCGGGCTGACGTCCGGGCAATTCTCGATCCTTTCGAGTCTGCTGCGAGACAGTTCGGAACCGGTCGGGGCCTTGGCGGAACTGCTGGGACAGGAGCGGACGACGCTCACCCGCAACCTG
This genomic stretch from Polyangia bacterium harbors:
- a CDS encoding MarR family winged helix-turn-helix transcriptional regulator, whose translation is MSIEDPTAADIYAACVCLGVQRAARGVARRYDGALKPLGLTSGQFSILSSLLRDSSEPVGALAELLGQERTTLTRNLRPLEAAGWVETNLDAKDARVRRVRLTDKGRELLRAAVPVWRAAQRDSNARLGEPGWAALRPLLAALA